Below is a genomic region from Candidatus Zixiibacteriota bacterium.
ACAGGTTGACTCGCCCGTGCTGATGCAGGCGCAGCGAGAGGTCGGTGTCTTCCATATACATGAAAAAGCGAGTGTCAAAGCGCCCGACTTGTTCAAAGAGATCGCGCTTGATCATCACCATAGTCGCAGCCACCGCAGGAACTGCGGTGGTCTGGTCATAATCAGGCAGCGTGTATCTCACGCCTGCAGTAACTGGGCGTTTCAACAACCATGCCAGCGCCGATCCCCGCGAAAAGAAGATATTGCCGATAGTCGGAAACTGCCGGCAGGTTGGCTGGAAGGAGCCATCGGCGTTACGCAGGCGGCCCGATATGAGACCGGCGTTTTCGTTTGACTGCGCCGCCGTCAACAAGTGGGCTAGTGCGTCTCTGTCGATGGTTACATCGGGATTGAGAAACAGCAGCCATTCGCCGGCGGCAACTTCGGCGCCCCTATTACATGCGGCCGCGAAACCGAGGTTCTTGTCGTTTTTCAGTACTGTTGCCAGGGGAAAAAGCTGTACCGCTTCGGCGGCGGAGCGATCTGTAGACGCATTATCTACCAGGATAAGCTCGTGATCGATCCCCGCGACCGCAGCGTCAAGCGCCTTGAGGCAGCCGGAGAGAGCAGGCAGGGAGTTATGCGCAACGACTATGATCGAGACCTTGGGTACCTTTGGGCCCACCGCACCAGCTCTACGACAGCTTGCCGAACATCGCTTTCAGACGGAGCGCCCAGACCATCCAGACCGCCTCGCGCATGATCTTCTTCGACATCTTGGACTTCCCGGCGACCCGGTCATAGAAGATGATCGGGATTTCTTTGATGCGGAACCCTTTCTTCCAGGCCCGCATCGACATCTCGATCTGAAAGGCATAGCCGGTCGATCTGACTTGATCGAGTTCGATCGCCTCGAGCACCTCGCGGCGAAAACACTTGAAACCGCCGGTGGCGTCGCGCAGCGGCAGGCCGGTGACGACACGAGTATAAACATTTGCGAAATAAGACAGCAGCAAACGGCTCATCGGCCAGTTGATGACATTTACTCCCGATATGTAACGCGAGCCTATGACCAGATCGTATTCCTGAATGGTCTTGAGAAAGTCACGGATATACTCAGGGCTGTGTGAGAAGTCGGCATCCATTTCAAAGATGAAATCGAACTTGCGTTCAATAGCCCACCTGAACCCGGCGATATAGGCACGTCCGAGACCTTCTTTCTCCGCGCGGTGCAGCACGTGGACTTTGTTCAATTCGGCGGCGAGACGGTCGGCCACCTCGCCGGTGCCGTCCGGCGAGCTGTCATCGACAATCAAGACATGAATACGCGGGTCAAGCGGTATGACGGCGTGCACGATCTTCTCGATATTGTCGCGCTCGTTGTAGGTCGGAAAGATGATGAGTGCGCGTTGTGGCTGAACCACGGCTATTCCGTTTCTCTCTCAAGTGATTCCTGTGTCTCGTGTCGGCGACGGCCAAAGTACCAGGTAATGCCGATAACGCCCAGCAGACTGAGCCATGACACCACACTCACGGTGTGTCCCAGCGCGTATCGGGCGGAATGATACTCGAAACGAATTTCGCGGCAGCCGGCCGGAATCGCCACGGCCCGAAAAGCGCCGTAGGCGCGGAGGCAATTAGCCGGTTGGCCGTCGACAGTCACCTGCCACGATGGAAACCAGGTGTCGGTCAGGACAAGCATGGCGTCGTGTGAGGTAGATACTCCGATCACGACTGTCTCCGGCTGATAGTCGACTATCCAGACCGAATCAGCCGCGCCTTCCTCCGGAGCGATTTCGAGCGGCGGCGCTTCTTCGAGCAAGGCCACGCGCCGAAGATCGGACGCGCCGCTGAGCACCTCGGCAATCATCGCATCCCGGTCCGAGATGACTTTGAGTTCGTTGGCCAGGAATACACGGGGAAGGGCGTTATCATTGCGGAGCAGCTTTGCGCTGCCGTAGCTTTCCACGTGCACCAGCGGCAATGGGCCAAAGTGGTTGGGCGGGAATGTCCCCGATGTGGTATTGATAA
It encodes:
- a CDS encoding glycosyltransferase family 2 protein, whose protein sequence is MGPKVPKVSIIVVAHNSLPALSGCLKALDAAVAGIDHELILVDNASTDRSAAEAVQLFPLATVLKNDKNLGFAAACNRGAEVAAGEWLLFLNPDVTIDRDALAHLLTAAQSNENAGLISGRLRNADGSFQPTCRQFPTIGNIFFSRGSALAWLLKRPVTAGVRYTLPDYDQTTAVPAVAATMVMIKRDLFEQVGRFDTRFFMYMEDTDLSLRLHQHGRVNLFVPSAGGVHRWGEGTTVGRVRRLLWHHHSVWKYFLKHFPNGFSVVLLPLLLAANLAIQIVRPSKRARQEAS
- a CDS encoding polyprenol monophosphomannose synthase is translated as MVQPQRALIIFPTYNERDNIEKIVHAVIPLDPRIHVLIVDDSSPDGTGEVADRLAAELNKVHVLHRAEKEGLGRAYIAGFRWAIERKFDFIFEMDADFSHSPEYIRDFLKTIQEYDLVIGSRYISGVNVINWPMSRLLLSYFANVYTRVVTGLPLRDATGGFKCFRREVLEAIELDQVRSTGYAFQIEMSMRAWKKGFRIKEIPIIFYDRVAGKSKMSKKIMREAVWMVWALRLKAMFGKLS